Proteins encoded within one genomic window of Candidatus Pseudothioglobus singularis PS1:
- a CDS encoding UDP-N-acetylmuramoyl-tripeptide--D-alanyl-D-alanine ligase — translation MLSTNIQKIAEVVNGKLNSNEAREFNGVCTDTRADINGKLFIALEGPNFDAHTFAQNAEELGAIAIIAHKKIHSNLPVIQVKNTEKAYQDIAAWHRQSHSPIVIAITGSNGKTSTKNMLNSILSIAAPTLSTKGNLNNHLGVPKTLLELEERHKYCIIEMGANHQHEISLLCSIASPNISIITNANNAHLGEFGSEENLVKAKGEILESLTKDGVALINIASPHKETWHEMSNTQSLTFFGKGSGIYPSEITGSKSRINFNLNHSNASLNVNLSMIGLHQVDNALAAAACAIALGIEPDVIKKGLENTLPEKGRLELIELENFKILDDSYNANPESMKAAIDCIGNFSGEKVLVLGSMGELGIDSQKLHQEIGNYVRQSKIDHLLTIGEDAKEYQGQQFEDINSIFKSIQTNHQGSTILIKGSRMMRLNELVDNLVNSENSS, via the coding sequence ATGCTCTCAACTAATATCCAAAAAATTGCTGAGGTTGTAAATGGCAAGTTAAATAGTAACGAAGCTAGAGAGTTTAATGGGGTCTGTACTGATACCAGGGCAGATATCAATGGGAAACTTTTCATCGCACTGGAGGGTCCAAATTTTGATGCCCATACCTTTGCACAAAACGCAGAAGAGTTAGGCGCAATTGCAATCATTGCTCATAAGAAAATTCATTCAAACTTACCTGTGATCCAAGTCAAAAATACTGAGAAGGCTTACCAAGATATTGCGGCCTGGCATCGCCAATCTCACTCCCCCATTGTCATTGCAATCACGGGAAGTAATGGCAAAACTTCGACTAAGAATATGCTCAACTCTATTTTGTCGATTGCTGCGCCTACTCTATCAACAAAAGGCAATCTTAACAATCACCTTGGTGTTCCAAAAACACTCCTTGAGCTGGAAGAGAGGCACAAGTACTGCATTATTGAGATGGGTGCAAATCATCAACATGAAATCTCACTATTATGCTCCATTGCGAGTCCAAATATTTCAATCATTACCAATGCGAATAACGCTCATTTAGGTGAATTTGGAAGCGAAGAAAACCTAGTAAAAGCTAAAGGAGAAATATTAGAATCATTAACTAAAGATGGTGTAGCCCTAATAAATATTGCCTCTCCGCACAAAGAAACCTGGCATGAAATGTCTAACACCCAGAGTCTCACCTTTTTTGGTAAGGGTAGCGGGATATATCCAAGTGAAATCACTGGATCCAAATCTCGCATCAACTTCAATCTTAACCATAGTAATGCTTCTTTGAATGTAAATCTTTCTATGATTGGACTGCATCAGGTTGACAATGCATTGGCTGCTGCTGCTTGTGCCATTGCACTTGGAATTGAGCCAGATGTTATTAAAAAAGGCCTTGAAAATACCCTGCCAGAAAAAGGCCGACTAGAGTTGATTGAACTTGAGAATTTTAAGATACTTGACGATAGCTATAACGCAAACCCAGAGTCAATGAAGGCTGCAATAGATTGTATTGGTAATTTTTCTGGGGAGAAAGTTTTGGTGCTTGGATCTATGGGTGAACTCGGTATAGATTCACAAAAATTGCATCAAGAAATCGGTAACTATGTTCGTCAATCCAAGATTGATCATCTGTTAACAATTGGAGAAGACGCTAAAGAATATCAGGGCCAACAGTTTGAAGATATAAACTCTATTTTTAAGTCAATTCAAACTAATCATCAAGGCTCCACAATACTAATTAAAGGATCAAGGATGATGCGGCTAAATGAATTAGTTGATAATTTAGTAAATAGCGAAAACTCTTCTTGA
- the pgsA gene encoding CDP-diacylglycerol--glycerol-3-phosphate 3-phosphatidyltransferase encodes MTLPNLITLSRICLIPVFIGLFYLQPDYVEGRPGEILESLSENSLSWVHYSIVSIFVLISATDFIDGFLARRLNQVSKLGAFLDPVADKLLVCTALILLVDYYHTWFVTIPSVIIISREILVSALREWMSEIGQRANVAVSWIGKSKTLVQMVAIIFLLIHQPLFTFSEEEINIMGFVLLFFATFLTLWSGIKYLVAGIKTFDS; translated from the coding sequence ATGACTCTCCCAAACCTAATCACCCTATCAAGAATCTGCTTAATTCCAGTTTTCATTGGTTTATTTTACTTACAACCGGACTATGTAGAAGGTAGGCCGGGTGAAATTCTAGAGTCGCTATCCGAAAATAGTCTTAGCTGGGTTCATTACTCAATTGTTTCAATATTCGTGCTTATAAGTGCAACCGATTTTATAGATGGTTTTTTAGCAAGAAGGCTTAATCAGGTCTCTAAACTTGGAGCATTTCTCGATCCGGTTGCAGACAAATTATTAGTTTGTACAGCGCTTATTCTTTTAGTCGACTATTATCACACGTGGTTTGTAACAATACCTTCAGTCATTATTATCTCTAGAGAAATTCTTGTTTCTGCCTTAAGAGAATGGATGAGCGAGATTGGCCAAAGGGCCAATGTTGCAGTATCTTGGATTGGTAAATCTAAAACCCTTGTTCAAATGGTGGCGATAATTTTTCTGCTGATTCATCAACCACTCTTCACTTTTTCAGAAGAAGAGATAAATATAATGGGTTTTGTACTGTTGTTTTTTGCTACATTTCTCACTTTATGGTCTGGTATAAAATATCTTGTTGCCGGCATAAAAACATTTGACAGTTAG
- a CDS encoding low molecular weight protein-tyrosine-phosphatase, with protein MELKNKVLFVCMGNICRSPTAEGAFRSIVEKNTKSQYFEIDSAGTHAYHIGNSPDQRSQQAAIKNGIDLSSQRARQVHESDFYYYDFIIAMDSDNLGRLKSICPKDSYSKIKLMLDYSNDYPGASVPDPYYEGKFDEVFKMVHSACLSFYESIEKKTNIH; from the coding sequence GTGGAATTAAAAAATAAAGTTCTATTTGTTTGCATGGGTAATATTTGTCGCTCACCTACAGCAGAGGGTGCTTTTAGATCAATTGTTGAAAAAAATACTAAGTCACAATATTTTGAAATAGACTCAGCTGGGACGCATGCATATCATATAGGTAATTCACCTGATCAAAGATCCCAACAAGCTGCGATTAAAAATGGTATTGATTTGTCAAGCCAGAGAGCACGTCAAGTTCATGAGAGTGACTTTTATTACTATGACTTTATTATTGCCATGGATTCTGACAACCTTGGGAGATTGAAATCAATCTGCCCTAAGGATAGTTATTCAAAGATTAAATTAATGTTAGATTATTCTAATGATTACCCTGGCGCTAGTGTTCCTGACCCCTACTATGAAGGGAAATTTGATGAAGTCTTCAAAATGGTCCACTCAGCCTGTTTGTCTTTTTATGAAAGTATCGAAAAAAAGACCAATATTCATTGA
- the fusA gene encoding elongation factor G codes for MARITPINRYRNVGIMAHIDAGKTTTTERILLYTGRTHKIGEVHDGSATMDWMEQEQERGITITSAATTCFWNGMDGQFDDHRVNIIDTPGHVDFTIEVERSLKVLDGACAVVCAVGGVEPQSETVWRQANKYNVPRIGFVNKMDRAGADFLRVVEQVKTRLGANPVPMQIAIGAEDAFEGVVDLIRMKAIYWNEADQGATYEVKDVPAELQDLADEKREFMIESAAEATEELMESYLEEGTLTDDEIKEGIRLQTIANEIIPMFCGTAFKNKGVQAVLDAMIMYMPSPLDVEPISGILDDAAETVAPRIPTDTEPFAALAFKIATDPFVGNLTFFRVYSGVLKSGDFVYNSSKDKKERIGRIVQMHSNDREEIKEVRAGDIAAAIGLKDVTTGDTLCDMKDKIVLERMEFPEPVIAVAVEPKTKVDQEKMGIALGKLANEDPSFRVSSDEESGQTIIAGMGELHLDIIVDRMMREFDVECNVGAPQVAYRETITTLVEHEHKFAKQSGGRGQYGHVYLRIEPQEPGTGYEFVDEIKGGVIPKEYVPAVNKGVQEQMQNGVIAGFPLVDVKVTVYDGSYHDVDSNEMAFKIAASMCIREGVKLANPQLLEPMMKVEVSTPEDYMGDVMGDLNRRRGIVSAMDDTPAGKQIRAEVPLAEMFGYATDLRSMSQGRANYSMEFAKYTAAPRNVAEDVIEKLNS; via the coding sequence ATGGCAAGAATCACACCTATTAATCGTTATCGTAATGTCGGAATCATGGCACATATTGATGCCGGAAAGACAACTACAACTGAACGTATTCTTTTATATACAGGTCGTACTCACAAAATTGGTGAGGTTCACGACGGAAGTGCAACAATGGACTGGATGGAGCAGGAGCAAGAAAGAGGGATTACAATTACTTCAGCTGCAACAACATGTTTCTGGAATGGTATGGATGGTCAATTTGATGATCATCGTGTCAATATTATTGATACCCCAGGACACGTGGACTTTACGATTGAAGTCGAAAGGTCACTTAAAGTATTAGACGGCGCTTGCGCCGTTGTTTGTGCGGTTGGCGGAGTAGAGCCTCAATCAGAAACAGTTTGGAGACAAGCTAACAAATATAACGTTCCAAGAATCGGCTTTGTTAATAAGATGGACCGAGCAGGTGCAGATTTCTTGAGAGTTGTTGAACAAGTTAAAACTAGATTAGGTGCTAACCCTGTTCCAATGCAAATTGCTATTGGTGCAGAGGATGCTTTCGAGGGTGTTGTTGACCTTATTAGAATGAAAGCAATTTATTGGAATGAAGCAGACCAAGGAGCTACCTATGAAGTAAAGGATGTACCTGCTGAGCTTCAGGACCTAGCCGATGAGAAGCGTGAATTCATGATTGAATCTGCGGCTGAGGCAACAGAAGAATTAATGGAAAGTTATCTTGAAGAAGGTACTCTGACTGATGACGAAATTAAAGAAGGTATCCGTTTACAAACAATTGCGAATGAAATCATTCCTATGTTTTGTGGTACTGCATTTAAAAACAAAGGCGTTCAGGCTGTTCTAGACGCAATGATTATGTATATGCCTTCTCCGTTAGATGTTGAGCCAATTAGTGGAATCTTAGATGATGCAGCTGAAACTGTTGCGCCAAGAATTCCAACAGATACTGAGCCGTTTGCTGCATTAGCTTTCAAAATTGCGACTGACCCGTTCGTGGGCAACTTAACTTTCTTCAGAGTTTACTCAGGTGTCTTGAAGTCAGGTGATTTTGTATACAACTCATCGAAAGACAAGAAAGAGCGCATCGGTCGTATTGTACAAATGCACTCTAATGACCGTGAAGAGATTAAGGAAGTAAGAGCCGGAGACATCGCAGCTGCGATTGGTCTTAAAGATGTGACTACTGGTGATACATTGTGTGACATGAAGGACAAAATTGTTCTTGAAAGAATGGAATTTCCTGAGCCGGTTATTGCTGTTGCTGTTGAACCTAAAACTAAGGTTGACCAAGAGAAGATGGGTATTGCTCTAGGTAAGCTCGCTAACGAAGATCCATCGTTCAGAGTTTCATCAGATGAAGAGTCTGGCCAAACTATTATTGCTGGTATGGGCGAACTTCACTTAGACATCATCGTTGATCGTATGATGCGTGAGTTTGATGTTGAGTGTAATGTTGGTGCGCCTCAAGTGGCATACCGTGAAACAATTACGACTCTAGTCGAGCACGAACATAAGTTTGCTAAACAGTCTGGTGGTCGTGGTCAGTACGGACATGTCTATCTGCGAATAGAGCCTCAAGAGCCAGGAACTGGCTATGAGTTTGTTGATGAAATTAAAGGTGGTGTTATTCCTAAGGAATATGTTCCAGCGGTCAACAAAGGTGTTCAGGAGCAGATGCAGAATGGTGTTATTGCTGGCTTCCCATTAGTTGACGTTAAGGTAACAGTCTATGACGGCTCATACCATGATGTTGACTCTAATGAAATGGCATTTAAAATTGCTGCTTCAATGTGTATCAGAGAGGGTGTGAAACTTGCTAATCCTCAACTGCTTGAGCCTATGATGAAAGTTGAAGTTTCAACACCTGAAGATTACATGGGTGATGTGATGGGTGATCTCAACCGTCGCAGAGGTATTGTAAGTGCGATGGATGATACGCCTGCTGGAAAGCAAATTAGAGCTGAAGTACCTTTAGCTGAAATGTTTGGCTATGCGACAGACCTTCGTTCTATGTCACAAGGACGTGCAAACTATTCAATGGAGTTTGCTAAATATACTGCGGCTCCAAGAAATGTTGCAGAAGATGTTATTGAAAAATTAAATTCTTAA
- a CDS encoding KpsF/GutQ family sugar-phosphate isomerase, producing the protein MGKVVLIGMGKSGHIAKKISSTLASTGTPAFYLHPGEAGHGDLGMVSHDDVVIMISYSGESDEIIALLPGIKRMNVPIISMTGNANSSIASSSDFHLDVSVDKEACPHNLAPTSSTTVALVMGDAIAVSLISSNNFTSEDFAMSHPSGSLGRRLLTLVSSIMKSGKDIPMVSKETLLIDSLLVMSEKALGMVLISENEKLIGIFTDGDLRRALESNVDFQKVAIGDVMTIDCKSIEPQEPALIAMKLMEKYSLNSLPVVDSSNNIVGAINMHTLIQAKLF; encoded by the coding sequence ATGGGGAAAGTTGTTCTGATTGGAATGGGTAAGTCTGGCCATATTGCTAAAAAAATCTCTTCAACCTTGGCATCTACAGGGACTCCTGCTTTCTACTTACACCCAGGAGAAGCTGGTCACGGTGATCTTGGGATGGTGAGTCATGACGATGTTGTTATTATGATTTCTTATTCTGGGGAGTCAGATGAGATTATTGCACTGCTCCCAGGCATCAAAAGAATGAATGTACCTATTATCAGTATGACAGGGAATGCTAACTCTTCAATCGCCTCATCAAGTGATTTTCATTTGGATGTCAGCGTTGATAAGGAAGCGTGCCCTCACAATTTAGCGCCAACTTCGAGCACGACAGTTGCCTTGGTGATGGGGGATGCCATTGCTGTATCGCTTATCTCTTCAAACAATTTCACATCAGAAGATTTTGCCATGTCTCATCCTTCAGGATCTCTAGGCAGAAGACTCCTTACCCTTGTTTCCAGCATTATGAAATCAGGGAAAGATATTCCAATGGTCTCTAAAGAGACGCTCCTTATTGATAGCCTTTTAGTGATGAGTGAAAAGGCGCTTGGAATGGTTCTCATTTCTGAAAATGAAAAGCTTATAGGGATCTTTACAGATGGTGACTTAAGAAGGGCGTTGGAGTCCAATGTCGATTTTCAGAAGGTAGCCATTGGAGATGTCATGACCATAGATTGCAAGTCCATTGAGCCACAAGAACCTGCATTAATCGCAATGAAGTTGATGGAGAAATACAGCTTAAACTCATTGCCAGTTGTTGACTCAAGTAACAATATAGTTGGCGCAATCAACATGCATACTTTGATTCAAGCAAAATTATTTTAA
- the rpsG gene encoding 30S ribosomal protein S7 → MRRRAAPKRQILPDPKYGDLVLAKFVNILMLDGKKSVAEKIVYDALDTIESKGNAEPIETFKKALDNIGPQVEIKSRRVGGSTYQVPVEVRSDRKVALAMRWIIEASRKRGEKGMKLRLAGEVLDAVQNRGTAFKKKEDTHRMAEANKAFAHFRW, encoded by the coding sequence ATGAGAAGAAGAGCCGCACCAAAAAGACAAATATTACCAGATCCTAAGTACGGCGATCTCGTACTAGCTAAATTTGTAAACATTCTGATGCTTGATGGTAAGAAATCAGTTGCAGAAAAGATTGTTTATGATGCATTGGATACAATCGAATCTAAAGGTAACGCTGAGCCAATCGAAACATTTAAAAAGGCATTAGACAATATTGGTCCTCAAGTTGAAATCAAGTCTCGCCGTGTTGGTGGTTCAACTTATCAAGTTCCAGTCGAAGTTAGATCAGATCGTAAGGTCGCTTTGGCAATGCGCTGGATTATAGAAGCCTCAAGAAAACGTGGTGAAAAAGGTATGAAGCTTAGATTAGCTGGAGAGGTTCTTGATGCAGTTCAGAATCGTGGTACTGCATTCAAGAAGAAAGAAGACACTCATAGAATGGCAGAAGCAAACAAAGCTTTTGCTCATTTCCGCTGGTAA
- the rplC gene encoding 50S ribosomal protein L3, translating into MAIALVGQKVGMTRLMADDGSAASVSVIKIEPNRIVQTKSVDTDGYNAVQVTTGRKMNKKGEAKIGRVSSSLKGHYAKASQEIGHGLWEMRVSDTEISAMPNLDISFFGAGHFVNVTGQSKGKGFQGGVKRHNFSMQDATHGNSISHRAIGSTGQCQEPGRVFKGKKMAGQMGNAQVTEECLEILRVDSDRNLLLVKGAIPGSKNGFVRVFLSDKKNTANSKVTKELSDKLANEAAEAEAAKAEVEAAKAAAEAPVEEMAPAEEAAPVESPKAESADEADEGKDKEAEA; encoded by the coding sequence ATGGCAATTGCATTAGTAGGACAAAAAGTAGGAATGACGCGACTTATGGCTGATGATGGTTCAGCAGCATCTGTAAGTGTTATAAAAATAGAACCTAATCGCATAGTGCAGACTAAGTCAGTTGATACTGATGGTTACAATGCAGTGCAAGTGACTACTGGTAGGAAGATGAACAAGAAAGGTGAAGCCAAAATTGGACGCGTCAGTAGTTCTCTTAAGGGTCACTACGCTAAGGCATCTCAAGAAATAGGCCATGGCCTATGGGAGATGAGAGTAAGCGATACTGAAATCTCAGCAATGCCTAATCTTGATATTTCATTTTTTGGTGCAGGACACTTCGTTAATGTTACCGGCCAATCTAAAGGTAAAGGTTTTCAAGGTGGTGTAAAGCGCCATAACTTTAGTATGCAGGATGCAACACACGGTAACTCTATATCTCACCGTGCTATTGGATCTACTGGTCAGTGCCAAGAGCCTGGCCGTGTATTTAAAGGTAAAAAAATGGCGGGTCAAATGGGTAACGCTCAGGTGACTGAAGAGTGCCTTGAGATTTTAAGAGTTGATAGTGATCGTAACTTGTTATTAGTTAAGGGCGCGATTCCAGGGTCAAAAAATGGCTTTGTGAGAGTGTTTTTGTCAGACAAGAAAAATACTGCTAATTCTAAAGTAACCAAAGAGCTTTCAGATAAGTTAGCTAATGAAGCCGCAGAAGCTGAAGCAGCAAAAGCAGAGGTTGAGGCAGCAAAAGCTGCAGCAGAAGCTCCAGTTGAAGAAATGGCTCCAGCAGAAGAAGCGGCTCCAGTAGAGTCGCCAAAAGCAGAGTCAGCTGATGAAGCTGACGAGGGCAAAGATAAAGAAGCTGAAGCTTAA
- a CDS encoding UDP-N-acetylmuramoyl-L-alanyl-D-glutamate--2,6-diaminopimelate ligase, whose translation MDIKTLLSSIHQTAEIFDVSGISLNSNTLSKGDLFIALQGENSHGVEYIDSAIENGCVAVLIEGKDFECDVPTIRIDNLKTHLSKLAQNFYTQAKNVDLIAVTGTNGKTSVSHYISQLLDFLEVDNGVIGTLGISKVDKKSVNTTPDIFSIYSSLEEYWNQGIKLAIIEASSHALIQDRLEGLSFIQGIFTNLTQDHLDYHETMDNYREAKVKLFKNGFSKKAIINRDDESHQYFLDNASDKNPITFGLDDLEFFKNSENGFICQLNNYVFELPLVGEFNLSNAMAAYQSVKCLGYSDDQIIPFLAELSPPPGRMQQLENSHIWVDYAHTPDALDNALSTLKTHYPEFKIRVLFGCGGDRDKGKRQIMGKIASETADSIILTNDNPRSEDPQSIVNDILAGTKVENDVQVILDRGDAIKSAVQTLGEEEALLVAGKGHETTQVIGSKTLQFSDIEEVLNALN comes from the coding sequence ATGGACATTAAAACCCTTTTATCTAGCATTCATCAAACAGCTGAAATATTCGACGTTTCTGGGATTTCGCTTAATTCGAATACACTTTCTAAAGGTGATTTATTTATTGCGCTTCAAGGTGAGAATAGTCATGGTGTAGAGTATATCGACAGCGCCATTGAGAATGGCTGCGTAGCAGTTTTAATAGAGGGAAAAGACTTTGAATGTGATGTTCCCACTATACGCATTGATAACCTCAAGACGCACCTATCTAAGCTTGCTCAAAATTTTTACACACAAGCAAAGAATGTTGATCTCATTGCAGTTACTGGAACAAATGGCAAGACCTCTGTCAGTCATTACATTTCGCAGTTACTAGATTTCTTAGAGGTTGATAATGGCGTCATCGGAACTCTGGGAATCAGCAAGGTGGATAAGAAGAGTGTTAATACAACGCCAGACATCTTCTCAATATACAGTTCACTTGAAGAATACTGGAATCAGGGAATAAAGCTAGCCATCATTGAGGCCTCTTCTCATGCGCTCATACAAGATCGACTTGAGGGGCTTTCATTTATTCAGGGCATTTTTACTAACCTGACTCAAGATCATCTTGATTACCATGAGACAATGGACAATTATCGAGAGGCCAAAGTCAAACTATTTAAGAATGGCTTCTCAAAAAAAGCTATTATTAATCGGGATGATGAAAGCCATCAATACTTTTTAGATAATGCCTCGGACAAGAATCCAATAACGTTTGGGCTTGATGATTTAGAATTCTTTAAGAATAGTGAGAATGGTTTTATTTGTCAGCTCAATAATTACGTCTTTGAGTTGCCCTTAGTTGGAGAGTTTAATCTTTCGAATGCGATGGCTGCTTATCAAAGTGTCAAATGCTTGGGATACAGTGACGATCAAATTATTCCTTTTCTGGCAGAGCTTTCACCGCCGCCCGGAAGAATGCAGCAGCTAGAAAACTCTCACATTTGGGTAGACTATGCCCATACGCCAGATGCACTCGATAATGCCCTTTCTACACTTAAGACACACTACCCAGAATTCAAAATTAGGGTCCTATTTGGCTGTGGTGGTGATAGAGATAAAGGCAAAAGACAGATTATGGGCAAGATAGCGAGTGAGACTGCTGACAGCATTATCTTAACTAATGACAATCCTAGGAGTGAGGACCCTCAGTCAATCGTGAATGATATTCTGGCAGGAACAAAAGTTGAAAATGATGTTCAGGTCATCTTAGATCGGGGTGATGCAATCAAATCAGCCGTCCAGACACTTGGTGAAGAAGAGGCACTGCTGGTAGCCGGTAAAGGTCATGAAACGACTCAAGTTATAGGGTCCAAAACTCTTCAGTTTAGTGACATTGAGGAAGTATTGAATGCTCTCAACTAA
- the rpsL gene encoding 30S ribosomal protein S12, translating to MSTINQLVRKPRSKKIVKTGVPALDSCPQKRGVCTRVYTTTPKKPNSALRKVARVRLTNSAEVTTYIGGEGHNLQEHSVILIRGGRVKDLPGVRYHTVRGALDTTGVDGRMQGRSKYGTKRPKK from the coding sequence ATGTCAACGATTAACCAATTGGTACGAAAGCCGAGAAGTAAGAAGATAGTTAAAACTGGTGTTCCTGCATTAGACAGCTGCCCGCAAAAGCGTGGGGTATGCACTCGAGTCTATACTACAACTCCAAAAAAACCAAACTCTGCTCTTAGAAAGGTTGCTCGTGTAAGACTGACTAACTCTGCTGAAGTTACTACTTACATCGGTGGTGAAGGTCACAATCTTCAAGAGCACTCTGTGATTCTTATCCGTGGTGGTCGTGTAAAGGATTTACCTGGTGTTCGTTACCACACTGTTCGTGGTGCACTAGATACAACAGGTGTTGATGGAAGAATGCAAGGCCGTTCAAAATACGGTACTAAGAGACCTAAAAAATAA
- the rpsJ gene encoding 30S ribosomal protein S10, with product MSNQNIRIKLKAFDHRLIDKSAVEIVETAKRTGASVRGPIPLPTKKERFTVLTSPHVNKDARDQYELKTYVRLMDVISPTDKTVDALMKLDLAAGVDVKIQLN from the coding sequence ATGAGCAATCAAAATATTAGAATTAAATTAAAGGCATTTGATCATCGTTTAATCGATAAATCAGCCGTAGAGATTGTAGAGACAGCTAAGCGCACAGGTGCTAGTGTAAGGGGCCCAATCCCTTTGCCTACAAAGAAAGAACGCTTTACTGTATTGACTTCTCCGCATGTTAACAAAGATGCTAGAGATCAGTACGAGTTAAAAACATATGTTAGGTTGATGGATGTAATCAGTCCAACTGATAAAACCGTAGACGCTTTGATGAAATTAGATCTGGCTGCGGGAGTTGACGTAAAAATTCAACTTAACTAA
- the tuf gene encoding elongation factor Tu yields the protein MAKEKFERTKPHVNVGTIGHVDHGKTTLTAALTKVMAEARGGEFKDYADIDNAPEERERGITISTAHVEYESEARHYAHVDCPGHADYVKNMITGAAQMDGAIIVIAATDGPMAQTREHILLSRQVGVPYIVVYMNKADMVDDEELVELVEMEIRELLTEYEFPGDDTPVVFGSALKALEGDTSDIGVPSILKLVEALDTYIPTPERDTDKTFLMPIEDVFSISGRGTVVTGRIERGVVNVGDEIEIVGIKDTQLTTCTGVEMFRKLLDSGEAGDNVGVLLRGTKREEVERGQVLAKKGTINPHTKFEAEVYILSKEEGGRHTPFFNNYRPQFYFRTTDVTGACELPSGTEMVMPGDNVKMTVELLAPIAMEEGLRFAIREGGRTVGAGVVSKITS from the coding sequence ATGGCAAAAGAAAAATTTGAAAGAACCAAACCACACGTAAATGTGGGAACAATTGGTCACGTTGACCATGGTAAAACGACTTTAACTGCAGCCCTTACTAAGGTGATGGCTGAAGCCCGTGGCGGTGAGTTCAAGGATTACGCAGATATTGATAATGCTCCTGAAGAAAGAGAGCGTGGTATCACTATCTCAACAGCACACGTAGAGTATGAGTCAGAAGCTCGTCACTACGCACACGTTGACTGTCCAGGACACGCTGACTATGTAAAGAACATGATTACAGGCGCTGCACAGATGGACGGCGCTATTATTGTAATCGCTGCTACTGATGGACCAATGGCTCAAACACGTGAGCACATTCTATTGTCTCGTCAGGTCGGTGTTCCATATATTGTTGTTTACATGAATAAAGCGGATATGGTTGACGATGAAGAACTCGTTGAACTTGTTGAAATGGAAATCCGTGAGCTTCTAACAGAATATGAATTCCCAGGTGATGACACGCCGGTTGTTTTTGGTTCAGCACTAAAAGCACTCGAGGGTGACACATCAGATATCGGTGTTCCTTCAATCCTGAAGTTGGTTGAAGCGTTAGACACTTATATCCCAACACCAGAGCGTGATACAGATAAGACATTCCTTATGCCAATTGAGGACGTGTTCTCAATCTCAGGTCGTGGAACGGTTGTTACTGGTCGTATCGAGCGCGGCGTTGTAAACGTGGGTGATGAAATCGAAATCGTAGGTATTAAAGACACTCAGTTGACAACTTGTACAGGTGTTGAAATGTTTAGAAAGTTGCTTGACTCAGGTGAAGCAGGTGATAACGTCGGTGTTCTTCTTCGTGGTACCAAGCGTGAAGAAGTTGAGCGTGGTCAAGTACTCGCTAAGAAAGGTACGATCAACCCGCACACTAAGTTTGAAGCTGAAGTCTATATCTTAAGCAAAGAAGAAGGTGGCCGTCATACGCCATTCTTCAACAACTATCGTCCACAGTTCTACTTCAGAACAACAGACGTAACTGGCGCATGTGAATTACCATCAGGTACTGAAATGGTGATGCCAGGCGACAATGTGAAGATGACAGTTGAGTTACTTGCTCCAATTGCAATGGAAGAGGGTTTAAGATTTGCAATTAGAGAAGGCGGACGCACGGTAGGTGCTGGAGTCGTCTCGAAGATAACAAGTTAG